A portion of the Glycine max cultivar Williams 82 chromosome 10, Glycine_max_v4.0, whole genome shotgun sequence genome contains these proteins:
- the LOC100808570 gene encoding uncharacterized protein, whose translation MAPPSSPPLVDNSDSDAEGRLREAEERFRDAIEELQRRQRRAAAHAQQHCRVDSPPCDHGPDESCVAHAIGNLCQTFLLSYGVRVGIGILLRAFKLVRGQSYSSLLDLKQLVSEKDLIVREEACRIGLLFGGFTGSYHALRCLLRKLRKKETPANAILAGLIAGFSIMALNDSNRRRTLALYLLARLAQCAYNSAKSKNKFHLWGSHWRHGDSLLFALACAQVMYAFVMRPESLPKSYQDFIQKTGPVAEPVYKAVRDSCRGHSVDVASLHAYLSRVGKIDYAKLEEFPSIIPCSLIHPVTNSCLAHQGNATSLTFKKTFPLYFSLTFVPFVVLHLQKFTDAPFRTFWLAIKGAVRSTTFLSAFVGIFQGVICSHRKVFPRDHKLVYWIAGGIAALSVLLEKKARRGELALYVLPRAVDSLWYILVNRHLLPNIRNAEVFLFSLCMGGIMYYLEHEPETMAPFLRGLIRRFLASRISNPSPPSQTASYTYLQALDGITKPALQEKRDTESSSQKYNLESIPGL comes from the exons ATGGCACCACCATCCTCTCCTCCGCTCGTCGACAACTCCGACTCCGACGCCGAGGGCCGCCTTCGCGAAGCGGAGGAGCGCTTCCGCGACGCCATTGAGGAGCTCCAGCGCCGGCAGCGCCGCGCCGCCGCTCACGCCCAGCAGCACTGCCGCGTGGACTCGCCGCCCTGCGATCACGGCCCCGACGAGTCCTGCGTGGCTCACGCCATTGGCAACCTCTGCCAGACCTTCCTCCTCTCCTATGGCGTCAGAGTCGGCATTGGCATACTCCTCCGCGCCTTCAAGCTTGTTCGAGGCCAATCCTACTCCTCTCTCCTTGATCTCAAG CAACTTGTTTCAGAAAAAGATCTGATAGTAAGGGAAGAAGCATGCCGCATTGGTTTACTTTTTGGTGGTTTCACTGGATCTTATCATGCTCTTAGATGCTTGTTGCGAAaattgagaaagaaagagacaCCAGCTAATGC AATTTTAGCAGGTTTAATAGCTGGTTTCTCAATTATGGCATTAAATGATTCAAATAGGAGACGCACACTGGCTTTATACCTGTTGGCTAGGCTAGCCCAG TGTGCTTATAATTCTGCAAAATCTAAGAACAAGTTTCACCTTTGGGGGAGTCATTGGAGACATGGAGATTCATTGCTGTTTGCCCTTGCTTGTGCACAG GTTATGTATGCCTTTGTAATGCGTCCTGAGAGCTTGCCAAAATCCTATCAAGACTTCATTCAAAAGACTGGGCCAGTTGCAGAGCCTGTATACAAGGCTGTAAGGGATAGCTGTAGAGGTCATTCAGTTGATGTTGCTTCACTACATGCTTATTTATCTCGTGTAGGAAAGATCGACTATGCAAAGTTGGAAGAATTTCCCTCCATAATTCCGTGTTCCCTCATTCATCCAGTAACAAATTCATGCTTAGCTCATCAAGGAAATGCAACATCATTAACGTTTAAGAAAACATTCCCGCTTTACTTCTCTTTGACCTTTGTGCCTTTTGTTGTTCTGCACCTTCAGAAG TTCACTGATGCTCCTTTCCGCACTTTCTGGCTTGCCATTAAAGGTGCTGTTCGCTCAACAACCTTTTTGTCTGCTTTTGTTGGAATCTTTCAG GGAGTCATATGTTCACATAGAAAAGTTTTTCCAAGAGATCACAAGCTTGTATATTGGATAGCAGGTGGAATAGCTGCCCTATCTGTGCTATTGGAAAAAAAAGCTAGGCGTGGTGAGCTAGCTTTATATGTTCTTCCCAGAGCAGTAGATTCATTATGGTATATCTTGGTGAACAGGCACCTCCTTCCAAATATCAGGAATGCTGAG GTTTTCTTGTTTTCTCTTTGTATGGGAGGAATCATGTATTACTTGGAACATGAGCCAGAAACCATGGCTCCATTTCTTCGGGGTCTGATCCGTCGCTTCCTTGCCAGCAGAATCAGCAATCCAAGCCCACCTAGTCAGACTGCTTCCTACACATACCTGCAAGCTCTTGATGGCATAACAAAACCAGCATTACAGGAGAAGAGGGATACTGAATCTTCTTCCCAAAAGTACAACCTTGAATCTATTCCTGGGCTTTAA